A window of the Scandinavium goeteborgense genome harbors these coding sequences:
- the cvpA gene encoding colicin V production protein, which produces MVWIDYAIIAVIGFSCLVSLIRGFVREALSLVTWGCAFFVASHYYTYLSVWFTGFEDELVRNGIAIALLFVATLIVGAIVNYVIGTLVEKTGLSGTDRVLGICFGALRGVLIVAAILFFLDTFTGFSKSDDWQKSQLIPQFSVVIRMFFDYLQSSSSFLPKA; this is translated from the coding sequence ATGGTCTGGATTGATTACGCCATTATTGCGGTGATTGGTTTTTCTTGTTTGGTAAGCCTCATCCGCGGCTTTGTTCGTGAAGCATTGTCACTGGTAACATGGGGTTGTGCTTTCTTTGTTGCCAGTCATTACTACACTTATCTGTCTGTCTGGTTTACGGGCTTTGAAGACGAACTGGTTCGAAACGGGATTGCTATCGCGCTGCTCTTTGTCGCGACGCTAATTGTCGGTGCTATCGTTAACTACGTTATCGGTACGTTGGTAGAAAAGACGGGCCTGTCGGGAACCGACAGGGTTCTTGGGATCTGTTTTGGTGCGCTGCGTGGAGTATTGATCGTCGCCGCCATACTGTTTTTCCTCGATACCTTTACCGGCTTTTCGAAAAGCGACGACTGGCAAAAATCTCAGCTGATCCCTCAGTTCAGCGTCGTCATCAGAATGTTCTTTGACTATCTGCAAAGCTCGTCAAGTTTCTTGCCCAAAGCATAA
- the folC gene encoding bifunctional tetrahydrofolate synthase/dihydrofolate synthase, whose translation MEKDITPLATSPLAAWLSYLEHLHSKTIDLGLARVSEVAGRMGVLKPAPFVFTVAGTNGKGTTCRTLESVLMAAGFKVGVYSSPHLVRYTERVRVQGGELAESAHTASFAEIEKARGEISLTYFEFGTLSALWLFKQAQLDVVILEVGLGGRLDATNIVDADVAVVTSIALDHTDWLGPDRESIGREKAGVFRGGKPAVVGEPDMPQTIADVATEKGAVLLRRGVDWRYEVTGDSWTFSDAQGELSALPLPQVPQPNAATALAALRASGLAIGEQALREGIQNAMLPGRFHIVSESPRLILDVAHNPHAAAYLAERLKMQPSAGRTLAVIGMLHDKDIAGTLACLSDVVDSWYCAPLEGPRGATAEQLVEHLRDGAVYATVAQAWHAAMTDAGPQDTVLVCGSFHTVAHVMEEMDAGRTGGE comes from the coding sequence ATGGAAAAAGACATCACTCCACTCGCCACGTCGCCCCTCGCCGCGTGGCTTTCTTATCTGGAACACTTGCACAGCAAAACCATCGACCTGGGACTGGCGCGCGTCAGCGAGGTTGCGGGCCGAATGGGCGTGCTGAAACCCGCGCCGTTCGTCTTCACCGTCGCGGGCACTAACGGCAAAGGTACCACCTGCCGCACGCTGGAATCGGTGCTGATGGCCGCAGGCTTTAAGGTCGGCGTGTACAGCTCTCCGCACCTGGTTCGCTACACCGAACGCGTGCGTGTGCAGGGTGGCGAGCTGGCTGAATCTGCGCATACCGCGTCGTTTGCCGAAATCGAAAAGGCACGGGGCGAAATCTCCCTGACTTACTTTGAATTTGGCACGCTGTCGGCGCTGTGGCTGTTTAAACAGGCGCAGCTGGACGTGGTCATTCTGGAAGTGGGACTCGGCGGACGTCTGGACGCAACCAATATTGTTGATGCCGACGTGGCGGTTGTCACCAGCATTGCACTCGACCATACCGACTGGCTGGGGCCGGACCGCGAAAGCATCGGCCGTGAAAAAGCCGGCGTGTTCCGCGGCGGTAAACCAGCGGTTGTCGGCGAACCGGATATGCCGCAGACCATTGCCGATGTCGCCACTGAAAAAGGCGCTGTGCTGCTGCGTCGTGGCGTTGACTGGCGTTATGAGGTCACGGGCGACAGCTGGACGTTCAGCGATGCGCAGGGCGAACTGAGTGCGCTGCCGTTACCGCAGGTGCCACAGCCCAATGCCGCGACGGCACTGGCGGCGTTGCGGGCGAGCGGGCTGGCTATAGGTGAGCAGGCATTGCGTGAAGGCATTCAGAACGCGATGCTGCCGGGCCGTTTTCACATCGTGAGCGAATCACCGCGTCTGATCCTCGACGTGGCGCACAACCCTCATGCGGCGGCGTATCTGGCGGAACGTCTGAAAATGCAGCCTTCAGCCGGGCGTACGCTGGCGGTGATTGGTATGCTTCATGATAAAGATATTGCCGGGACGCTGGCCTGTTTGTCGGACGTCGTCGACAGCTGGTATTGTGCCCCGCTGGAAGGCCCTCGTGGGGCAACGGCGGAACAGCTGGTGGAACATTTGCGCGATGGCGCAGTCTATGCCACTGTAGCGCAGGCGTGGCATGCCGCAATGACGGATGCTGGCCCACAAGATACGGTGCTGGTGTGTGGTTCGTTCCACACGGTGGCTCATGTAATGGAAGAGATGGACGCGGGGAGAACCGGTGGCGAGTAA
- the accD gene encoding acetyl-CoA carboxylase, carboxyltransferase subunit beta, whose translation MSWIERIKSNITPTRKASIPEGVWTKCDSCGQVLYRAELERNLEVCPKCDHHMRMSARNRLHSLMDEGTLVELGSELEPKDLLKFRDSKKYKDRLASAQKETGEKDALVVMKGTLFGAPVVAAAFEFSFMGGSMGSVVGARFVRAVEYALENNCPMVCFSASGGARMQEALMSLMQMAKTSAALAKMQERGLPYISVLTDPTMGGVSASFAMLGDLNIAEPKALIGFAGPRVIEQTVREKLPPGFQRSEFLIEKGAIDMIVRRPEMRFKIASVLAKLMNLPAPNPDAPLEEVVVPPVPDQEPEA comes from the coding sequence ATGAGCTGGATTGAACGAATTAAAAGCAACATAACCCCCACGCGCAAGGCGAGTATTCCGGAAGGGGTATGGACCAAATGTGACAGCTGCGGACAGGTTCTGTACCGCGCAGAGCTGGAGCGTAACCTGGAGGTTTGTCCGAAGTGCGATCACCACATGCGTATGTCAGCGCGTAACCGCCTGCATAGCCTGATGGATGAAGGTACTCTGGTGGAGCTGGGTAGCGAGCTTGAGCCGAAAGATCTGCTGAAGTTCCGTGACTCTAAGAAATACAAAGATCGTCTGGCCTCTGCTCAGAAAGAAACCGGTGAGAAAGACGCGCTGGTGGTAATGAAGGGTACCCTGTTTGGTGCACCTGTTGTTGCCGCTGCCTTTGAGTTTTCCTTTATGGGTGGCTCGATGGGTTCTGTGGTTGGCGCTCGTTTCGTGCGTGCCGTTGAGTATGCACTGGAAAACAATTGCCCGATGGTGTGCTTCTCAGCCTCCGGCGGGGCGCGTATGCAGGAAGCGCTGATGTCACTGATGCAGATGGCGAAAACCTCTGCAGCGCTGGCTAAAATGCAGGAACGCGGTCTGCCATACATTTCTGTGCTGACCGACCCAACCATGGGTGGCGTGTCTGCAAGCTTTGCAATGCTGGGTGACCTCAACATCGCTGAGCCGAAAGCACTGATCGGCTTTGCCGGTCCACGTGTTATCGAGCAGACCGTACGTGAAAAACTGCCGCCGGGGTTCCAGCGCAGTGAATTCCTTATCGAGAAAGGTGCGATCGACATGATCGTCCGTCGCCCTGAGATGCGCTTCAAGATTGCCAGCGTGCTGGCGAAGCTGATGAATCTCCCGGCACCGAATCCGGATGCGCCGCTTGAAGAAGTGGTGGTACCGCCGGTACCGGATCAGGAACCAGAGGCCTGA
- the dedD gene encoding cell division protein DedD has product MASKFQNRLVGTIALVALGVIVLPGLLDGQKKHYQDEFAAIPLVPKPGDKEEPDMLPAVTQALPSQPPEGAAEEVRAGDAAAPSLETSRYAANSGANEIDDAAQSAPKPVAPKPQVQTQTRPQRDTTNAQSAAATQAPPAQPKSVAEDKPAPTGKAYVVQLGALKNADKVNEIVSKLRGGGYRVFTAPSTPVQGKITRILVGPDASKDKMKGSLGELKQLSGLNGVVMGYSPN; this is encoded by the coding sequence GTGGCGAGTAAGTTTCAGAATCGTTTAGTCGGAACCATTGCGCTGGTGGCACTGGGGGTTATCGTGCTTCCAGGTCTGCTGGATGGTCAGAAGAAGCATTATCAGGATGAGTTCGCGGCAATTCCCCTGGTCCCTAAACCGGGCGATAAAGAAGAGCCGGATATGCTGCCAGCGGTTACGCAGGCGCTGCCTTCTCAGCCTCCGGAAGGGGCGGCGGAAGAGGTCAGGGCGGGTGATGCAGCAGCACCATCGCTTGAGACGTCGCGCTATGCGGCGAACAGCGGCGCGAATGAAATAGATGATGCCGCGCAGTCGGCACCCAAACCGGTTGCTCCGAAGCCTCAGGTTCAGACGCAAACCAGACCACAGCGTGATACCACCAACGCGCAGTCAGCAGCCGCGACGCAAGCGCCGCCTGCTCAGCCGAAGTCTGTTGCCGAAGACAAACCGGCTCCGACCGGCAAAGCCTACGTCGTACAGCTCGGTGCGTTGAAGAATGCCGACAAGGTTAATGAGATTGTCAGCAAACTGCGCGGCGGCGGGTACCGCGTCTTTACCGCGCCGTCTACGCCGGTGCAGGGTAAAATTACCCGCATTCTGGTAGGGCCGGACGCGTCGAAGGACAAGATGAAAGGTTCGCTTGGCGAGCTGAAACAGCTGTCAGGTCTGAACGGTGTGGTAATGGGCTACAGCCCGAATTGA